The following coding sequences are from one Microbacterium sp. SORGH_AS_0969 window:
- a CDS encoding MIP/aquaporin family protein, whose amino-acid sequence MQEVNLGLYFLSEVVGTAMLILLGCGVVANVALAKTKGNAGGTLMVNWGWGLAVFAGVIVSAYSGAQLNPAVSLGLLVAGKISFVQFLVAVAAQMVGAIIGAVLAWASYKQHFDDEPDPANKLGVFSTGPAIRSYGFNFLTEVIATFVLVFVIFGFADYGVADIGVPGGIGGLAAVPVALLVVGIGASLGGPTGYAINPARDLGPRIAHAILPIRGKGSSDWSYAWVPVAGPLVGGLLAGLLAPVLLHLGK is encoded by the coding sequence ATGCAAGAAGTCAATCTGGGGCTGTACTTCCTCTCGGAGGTGGTCGGCACCGCGATGCTCATCCTGCTGGGCTGCGGCGTGGTCGCCAACGTCGCCCTGGCCAAGACCAAGGGCAACGCCGGTGGCACCCTGATGGTGAACTGGGGATGGGGACTCGCGGTCTTCGCCGGTGTCATCGTGTCCGCCTACTCGGGTGCCCAGCTGAACCCCGCCGTGTCGCTCGGCCTGCTGGTCGCCGGCAAGATCTCCTTCGTCCAGTTCCTCGTCGCGGTCGCCGCGCAGATGGTCGGTGCGATCATCGGTGCCGTGCTGGCGTGGGCCTCGTACAAGCAGCACTTCGACGACGAACCCGACCCGGCGAACAAGCTCGGCGTCTTCTCCACCGGCCCCGCCATCCGCTCGTACGGCTTCAACTTCCTCACCGAGGTCATCGCGACCTTCGTCCTGGTCTTCGTGATCTTCGGGTTCGCCGACTACGGCGTCGCCGACATCGGCGTCCCCGGTGGCATCGGTGGCCTCGCCGCCGTCCCCGTGGCCCTGCTGGTGGTCGGTATCGGCGCCTCGCTCGGTGGCCCGACCGGCTACGCGATCAACCCGGCCCGTGACCTCGGCCCGCGTATCGCCCACGCGATCCTCCCCATCAGGGGGAAGGGCTCCAGCGACTGGAGCTACGCCTGGGTTCCGGTTGCCGGTCCCCTCGTCGGCGGTCTGCTCGCGGGTCTGCTCGCGCCCGTGCTGCTCCACCTCGGCAAGTAA
- the glpK gene encoding glycerol kinase GlpK: protein MADYVLAIDQGTTSTRAMIFDKSGGVVAVGQKEHEQIFPRAGWVEHDPLEIWRNTQEVIGLALSRADITRHDIAAVGITNQRETAVVWDKNTGKPVYNAIVWQDTRTQSIVDRLADGDTERYKSIVGLPLATYFSGTKIVWILENVEGAREKAEAGDLIFGTTDTWVLWNLTGGIDGGVHATDVTNASRTLFMDLETLEWRDDILADFGVPRSMMPEIRSSSEVYGTVESSSLLRETPVAGILGDQQAATFGQAAFNPGESKNTYGTGNFLIFQTGEEIVHSKNGLLTTLGYKLGDQPARYALEGSIAVTGSLIQWLRDQLGIISSAPEVEALASSVDDNGGVYFVPAFSGLFAPYWRPDARGAIVGMTRYVNKGHIARAALEATAFQTREVLDAVNADSGVDLTELKVDGGMTANDALMQFQADILGVPVVRPVVAETTALGAAYAAGLAVGFWDNLDDLRANWQEDKRWEPDMDSDERDRELRLWKKAVTKSMDWVDDDVR, encoded by the coding sequence ATGGCCGACTACGTCCTCGCCATCGACCAGGGCACGACCTCGACGCGCGCGATGATCTTCGACAAGTCCGGGGGCGTCGTCGCCGTCGGACAGAAGGAGCACGAGCAGATCTTCCCGCGCGCGGGGTGGGTCGAGCACGACCCGCTCGAGATCTGGCGCAACACCCAGGAGGTGATCGGCCTGGCCCTCAGCCGCGCCGACATCACCCGTCACGACATCGCCGCCGTCGGCATCACGAACCAGCGCGAGACCGCCGTCGTGTGGGACAAGAACACCGGCAAGCCCGTCTACAACGCCATCGTCTGGCAGGACACGCGCACGCAGTCGATCGTCGACCGCCTCGCCGACGGCGACACCGAACGCTACAAGAGCATCGTCGGTCTGCCCCTGGCCACCTACTTCTCGGGGACGAAGATCGTCTGGATCCTCGAGAACGTCGAGGGAGCACGCGAGAAGGCGGAGGCCGGCGACCTGATCTTCGGCACCACCGACACGTGGGTGCTGTGGAACCTCACCGGCGGCATCGACGGCGGCGTGCACGCCACCGACGTCACCAACGCCAGCCGCACGCTGTTCATGGACCTCGAGACGCTCGAATGGCGCGACGACATCCTGGCCGACTTCGGCGTTCCGCGCTCGATGATGCCCGAGATCCGCTCGTCGTCCGAGGTGTACGGCACCGTCGAGTCGTCGTCGCTCCTGCGCGAGACCCCCGTCGCCGGCATCCTGGGCGACCAGCAGGCCGCGACCTTCGGCCAGGCCGCTTTCAACCCGGGTGAGAGCAAGAACACCTACGGCACGGGCAACTTCCTGATCTTCCAGACCGGCGAGGAGATCGTCCACTCGAAGAACGGCCTGCTGACCACCCTCGGCTACAAGCTCGGCGACCAGCCCGCGCGCTACGCGCTCGAGGGATCGATCGCCGTCACCGGTTCGCTCATCCAGTGGCTGCGCGACCAGCTCGGCATCATCTCCTCCGCCCCCGAGGTCGAGGCGCTGGCGAGCTCCGTCGACGACAACGGCGGCGTGTACTTCGTGCCCGCGTTCTCGGGCCTGTTCGCGCCGTACTGGCGTCCCGATGCCCGCGGCGCGATCGTCGGCATGACCCGCTACGTCAACAAGGGCCACATCGCCCGTGCCGCCCTGGAGGCCACCGCCTTCCAGACGCGCGAGGTGCTCGACGCGGTCAACGCCGACTCGGGCGTCGACCTCACCGAGCTCAAGGTCGACGGCGGCATGACCGCCAACGACGCGCTCATGCAGTTCCAGGCCGACATCCTCGGCGTACCCGTGGTGCGCCCCGTCGTCGCCGAGACCACCGCGCTCGGTGCGGCTTACGCCGCCGGGCTGGCGGTGGGCTTCTGGGACAACCTCGACGACCTGCGCGCCAACTGGCAGGAGGACAAGCGCTGGGAGCCCGACATGGACTCCGACGAGCGCGACCGCGAGCTGCGTCTGTGGAAGAAGGCCGTCACCAAGTCGATGGACTGGGTCGACGACGACGTGCGCTGA
- a CDS encoding collagen binding domain-containing protein yields MISGKVTYPQGVNLAGGTTYASIRASDNWYSATVGNDGSYAFSGLPAGTYYIQFQSYGRNVLDQWYGGNGDFSAATPVTVTAGQTKSDVNVVLAKGGELSGTVTTTSGAAVTSARVEVYRKSDGSWMWQNSTGTDSNGSFSLSRLLPGEYTLAFRSPDGQNLIGEWWNDKSTLAAATSISVAKGQAVSGLKAQLATAGTVTGTVAYADKTPVTGIAVTAYDRSGNVVGRGSTDASGRYTIQGLGGGSIAVGASAPGGMVFSGGTSSLTGATFIAVKAGARVSVDIGVAGVTVSGKVTVAGTSTPLTSGTVTLTGASGPQGAAVAIAADGSYTIRGVTAGKYVALVTPTSPSYVPTWSDSAASKDYADYFAVSASSVKKDLSVIRSGKVTFTVANAGYVGLYRWSSAGTTYVKSDYVSAGSTFTADGLVPGEYTVLIGRYYLGGVTDDAAASHFTVSSGKTKSLGLVDTAPKDGGSISGRVTAPDATFASITAYDAKGQAFSSYTTSSGSGMTYTIANLPVGTYTVAAQITGYPTAWYGGRKAATVSVTKGANSTANIAATRADASLSGKVTKAGAAASGAGVQLLEVVSSTQTGQISYATAAPDGSYSFGSVLKSGRTYRITVWALGAAEKSITFTASSGAITKNLALDALGQLSGLVSDRGTGKAVANIPVRAVRDGDDGEGYSTLTDAAGGYDFTGLRAGTYRVQFGAYSSGYAMPTGISGYGASTMPYYAPEWLDNSGTREGATAVTVTAGGRTAAKAGKVEQGATVTGRVSGKTASGSTVWLKDATVSVYTLRDQLVVRTNAGGGAPGGYALSVRPGTYKICASLPETSEYAGLQPACRTGTITVTAGKITGSVDLALTSRTPPPRSRTGH; encoded by the coding sequence GTGATCTCCGGGAAGGTGACATACCCGCAGGGCGTGAACCTCGCGGGCGGAACGACGTATGCGTCGATCCGGGCGTCGGACAACTGGTACTCCGCAACGGTGGGGAACGACGGATCGTATGCGTTCTCGGGATTGCCCGCGGGCACCTACTACATCCAGTTCCAGTCGTACGGACGCAACGTGCTCGACCAGTGGTACGGGGGGAACGGCGACTTCTCGGCAGCGACGCCCGTCACCGTCACTGCGGGCCAGACCAAGTCGGACGTGAACGTCGTGCTGGCCAAGGGCGGCGAGCTCTCGGGGACGGTGACCACGACGTCTGGCGCAGCGGTGACCTCTGCGAGAGTCGAGGTCTATCGAAAGTCCGACGGCTCGTGGATGTGGCAGAACTCGACGGGGACCGACAGCAACGGCTCGTTCTCTCTCTCCCGACTCCTGCCCGGTGAGTACACGTTGGCCTTCCGCAGCCCCGACGGTCAGAACCTGATCGGCGAATGGTGGAACGACAAGTCGACGCTCGCCGCAGCCACGTCGATTTCCGTCGCGAAGGGTCAGGCCGTCAGCGGCCTGAAAGCGCAGCTGGCGACGGCCGGCACGGTGACCGGCACCGTGGCGTATGCGGACAAGACTCCCGTGACCGGTATTGCGGTCACCGCCTACGATCGTTCCGGCAACGTGGTCGGCAGAGGGTCCACGGACGCGTCCGGCCGTTACACGATCCAGGGCCTGGGCGGCGGATCGATCGCCGTGGGTGCGTCGGCTCCTGGCGGGATGGTCTTCTCCGGCGGAACCTCATCGCTCACGGGCGCGACCTTCATCGCCGTCAAGGCCGGTGCACGGGTCAGCGTCGATATCGGTGTCGCTGGGGTGACGGTGAGCGGGAAGGTCACGGTCGCCGGAACGTCGACGCCCTTGACCTCAGGCACCGTCACGCTCACCGGGGCGTCCGGGCCGCAGGGTGCGGCCGTCGCCATCGCGGCGGACGGCTCCTACACGATCCGCGGAGTGACGGCGGGCAAGTACGTCGCCCTCGTGACGCCCACCTCGCCTTCGTACGTGCCGACGTGGTCGGACAGCGCGGCCTCGAAGGACTACGCCGATTACTTCGCCGTGTCCGCCTCGAGCGTGAAGAAGGATCTGTCCGTCATCCGCTCGGGGAAGGTGACGTTCACTGTCGCGAATGCCGGCTACGTCGGGCTGTATCGCTGGTCGTCGGCCGGGACGACGTACGTCAAGAGCGATTACGTGTCCGCGGGATCCACCTTCACGGCCGACGGCCTCGTGCCGGGCGAGTACACGGTGCTCATCGGCAGGTACTACCTCGGGGGCGTGACCGATGACGCGGCGGCGTCGCACTTCACGGTGTCGTCGGGTAAGACGAAGAGCCTCGGACTGGTCGACACCGCACCGAAGGACGGCGGGTCGATCTCGGGTCGAGTCACGGCACCCGACGCGACTTTCGCGTCCATCACCGCCTACGACGCGAAGGGACAGGCTTTCTCCTCGTACACCACGTCGTCCGGATCGGGGATGACCTACACCATCGCGAATCTCCCGGTCGGCACGTACACCGTGGCGGCGCAGATCACGGGGTACCCGACGGCCTGGTACGGGGGGCGCAAAGCGGCGACCGTCTCGGTGACGAAGGGGGCGAACAGCACGGCGAACATCGCGGCCACGCGCGCGGACGCCTCGCTCTCCGGCAAGGTCACCAAGGCCGGTGCCGCTGCCTCAGGTGCCGGGGTGCAGTTGCTCGAGGTCGTCTCGAGCACGCAGACCGGACAGATTTCGTACGCGACGGCCGCGCCCGATGGGTCCTACTCTTTCGGCAGTGTGCTGAAGTCGGGGCGGACGTACCGGATCACCGTGTGGGCATTGGGGGCCGCAGAGAAGTCGATCACTTTCACCGCATCGAGCGGGGCCATCACGAAGAACCTCGCGCTGGACGCTCTGGGTCAGTTGAGCGGTCTGGTGAGTGACCGCGGCACCGGGAAGGCCGTCGCCAACATCCCCGTCCGCGCTGTGCGGGACGGCGATGACGGTGAGGGGTACAGCACGCTCACGGATGCCGCGGGCGGATACGACTTCACCGGGCTCCGTGCCGGCACCTATCGCGTCCAATTCGGTGCGTACAGCAGCGGCTACGCCATGCCGACCGGGATCAGTGGATACGGTGCGTCCACGATGCCGTACTACGCCCCGGAATGGCTGGACAACTCCGGCACTCGCGAGGGTGCGACCGCGGTCACGGTGACCGCCGGGGGGAGAACAGCAGCGAAGGCGGGCAAGGTCGAGCAGGGCGCGACGGTCACCGGTCGGGTCAGCGGGAAGACGGCATCCGGTTCGACGGTGTGGCTCAAGGATGCGACGGTGTCCGTTTACACCCTGCGGGACCAGCTCGTCGTGCGGACCAACGCCGGCGGGGGCGCCCCCGGCGGGTATGCCCTCTCGGTTCGGCCGGGCACCTACAAGATCTGTGCGTCACTGCCGGAGACGAGCGAGTACGCGGGTCTTCAACCTGCCTGTCGCACCGGGACGATCACCGTCACAGCGGGGAAGATCACCGGGAGCGTGGATCTCGCGCTGACCTCTCGGACTCCTCCGCCTCGGTCCAGGACCGGCCACTGA
- a CDS encoding O-antigen ligase family protein, whose translation MTSSRASIAAVSIAVAGIIAVLPDGMLRWTFPKYLVVAVAVGVALFARRTGRLPTWAWVVAASAFAALVVAAIAGSVLYGTDVWVGLIGRWPRYLGPLVALPVGLGVAWLAASLLGSRADGTCVRAFLISLSGAATAVAFVGVLEAFGLRPFSSDLERPGSLFGNATDQGIVCAMMLMVLAGAAAARWVRDDTVLRIVVAVGGIGALIGLGTSASRGAYLAAVLGLIVLAPLLWRTGVLRGRTIAIGAASTGLALTFVVLSAPGALDRLTGADAVAAATVGERWTLWQWGLQVFSTSPVVGAGSGSFIDRVPSFQDASWYLDRPLNTVLESSHSWILDAASDGGLVLVAVMAVGLGLAVRTVTRRLRRGHDVNGVFLGSIAGLIVAIVALLAHPTGPAAFLLVAILLGIVVAEPASVREELRAVPRMIAARVVGAAVVVALALATVAEIPMATAAARVDAGASPDAGFATAVALRPWDKELVALAAQVLTARSDAGDADAADAARVWTARAAASFPHTLAVLDARAVTLELAQDWTAAAAVRERMAEVAPHDIPARQDLAIDLAMAGDLDRAVQVASAILEERPDFANARILITQICADRPRESCPAATG comes from the coding sequence ATGACGTCGAGTCGAGCGTCGATCGCTGCCGTCAGCATCGCCGTGGCGGGGATCATCGCGGTCCTGCCCGACGGGATGCTGCGATGGACGTTCCCCAAGTACCTCGTCGTGGCCGTCGCCGTGGGCGTGGCTCTCTTCGCGAGGAGGACCGGGAGGCTCCCGACCTGGGCATGGGTCGTCGCGGCTTCGGCCTTCGCCGCTCTCGTCGTCGCGGCCATCGCGGGCTCCGTCCTTTACGGCACGGACGTGTGGGTCGGCCTGATCGGCCGGTGGCCCCGCTACCTCGGTCCGCTGGTCGCGCTGCCCGTCGGTCTGGGCGTCGCTTGGCTCGCGGCTTCTCTGCTCGGATCGCGTGCCGACGGGACGTGTGTGCGGGCCTTCCTCATCTCCCTGTCGGGCGCCGCGACGGCGGTCGCCTTCGTCGGTGTCCTCGAGGCGTTCGGACTGCGTCCGTTTTCGAGCGATCTGGAGAGACCGGGATCGCTCTTCGGAAATGCGACGGACCAGGGCATCGTGTGCGCGATGATGCTGATGGTGCTCGCCGGTGCGGCCGCAGCGAGATGGGTCCGCGATGACACCGTGCTGAGGATCGTCGTCGCGGTGGGCGGTATCGGTGCGCTGATCGGCCTCGGCACGTCCGCGTCGCGCGGTGCCTATCTCGCCGCCGTCCTCGGTCTGATCGTGCTGGCTCCGCTTCTCTGGCGCACGGGCGTCCTGCGGGGCCGCACCATTGCGATCGGAGCAGCCTCGACGGGCCTCGCCCTGACGTTCGTCGTGCTCTCGGCGCCCGGTGCCCTTGACCGCCTCACCGGTGCGGACGCCGTGGCTGCGGCGACCGTCGGTGAGCGCTGGACGCTGTGGCAGTGGGGGCTGCAGGTCTTCTCGACATCCCCCGTCGTCGGGGCAGGATCCGGGAGCTTCATCGACCGCGTCCCGTCCTTTCAGGACGCGTCGTGGTACCTCGACCGCCCCCTCAACACGGTGCTCGAGTCGTCACACAGTTGGATCCTCGATGCCGCGTCCGACGGGGGACTCGTGCTGGTGGCGGTCATGGCCGTCGGCCTGGGCTTGGCCGTCCGGACCGTGACACGCAGACTTCGACGAGGCCACGATGTGAACGGCGTTTTCCTGGGGAGCATCGCGGGACTGATCGTCGCGATTGTGGCGCTGCTCGCTCACCCGACGGGCCCCGCGGCGTTCCTGCTCGTGGCGATCCTTCTCGGGATCGTCGTGGCGGAGCCCGCGTCCGTGCGCGAGGAACTCCGCGCCGTGCCGCGGATGATCGCGGCGCGCGTGGTCGGCGCCGCGGTCGTCGTGGCTCTCGCGCTGGCCACCGTGGCCGAGATCCCAATGGCCACGGCGGCGGCCCGGGTCGATGCGGGCGCGTCGCCCGACGCGGGCTTCGCCACAGCGGTGGCCTTACGACCATGGGACAAAGAGCTCGTGGCGCTGGCGGCTCAGGTGCTGACAGCCAGGTCGGATGCCGGCGACGCCGACGCCGCAGACGCGGCGCGGGTGTGGACGGCCCGAGCGGCTGCATCTTTCCCTCACACGCTCGCCGTTCTCGACGCGCGGGCCGTCACCCTCGAACTCGCGCAGGACTGGACGGCGGCGGCAGCGGTGAGAGAGCGGATGGCCGAAGTCGCCCCGCACGACATCCCGGCTCGGCAGGATCTCGCGATCGACCTCGCAATGGCAGGCGACCTCGACAGAGCGGTGCAGGTCGCCTCCGCCATCCTCGAGGAGAGACCCGACTTCGCCAACGCCCGAATTCTGATCACGCAGATCTGCGCGGATCGCCCCCGTGAAAGCTGCCCCGCAGCCACGGGATAA
- a CDS encoding OsmC family protein — MNGEHHYRLRSTWTGDRGSGTSGYRDYDRAVTLEVDGKPAIAASADKPFRGDPAKWNPEELLLAALSECHLLSYLHACVTTGVVVTAYEDDASGTMQEDGNSGGAFTEVVLRPRVRVADESMVEAARTAHKQAREWCFIANSVNFPVRHEPEITVG, encoded by the coding sequence ATGAACGGAGAGCACCACTACCGCCTGCGCTCGACCTGGACCGGGGACCGGGGGAGCGGCACCAGCGGATACCGCGACTACGACCGCGCGGTCACGCTGGAGGTCGACGGCAAGCCCGCGATCGCGGCATCCGCTGACAAGCCCTTCCGGGGCGATCCCGCCAAATGGAACCCGGAAGAGCTGCTGCTCGCGGCCCTCAGCGAGTGCCACCTGCTGTCGTACCTGCACGCGTGCGTCACGACCGGAGTCGTGGTCACGGCGTACGAGGACGACGCGTCGGGGACCATGCAGGAGGACGGCAACAGCGGCGGAGCCTTCACGGAGGTGGTCCTGCGTCCGCGCGTCCGGGTCGCTGACGAGTCGATGGTCGAAGCGGCCCGGACCGCCCACAAGCAGGCGCGCGAGTGGTGCTTCATCGCGAACTCGGTGAACTTCCCGGTCCGACACGAGCCCGAGATCACCGTCGGCTGA
- a CDS encoding asparaginase, with protein sequence MPATPPASVELAVVERNGFIESRHHGVAVVLAPDGSEKLTLGEATAPFLPRSSMKPLQALACLSAGADLAEERLAIAMASHCGTERHVETARGILQSAGLTEDDLGCPAAWPSDTAARDELVRDHGSPSPLRMNCSGKHAAMLLTCVANGWSTADYLDPEHPLQVHIREVLERLVGERMTTTAIDGCGAPVYAMSLVGLARAIQRIATSSERSPFALHRSAGTLVRAVKEHPWTIDGPGRPDTVVIERLGVFSKLGAEGVQVMTAPDGTTVALKMLDGSNRAGHAVALRLLERTGALAPEAVADTLALLPLTISGGGREVGLIRATV encoded by the coding sequence ATGCCCGCCACGCCCCCCGCCTCCGTCGAACTCGCTGTCGTCGAACGGAACGGCTTCATCGAATCCCGTCATCACGGCGTCGCTGTCGTGCTCGCTCCCGACGGATCCGAGAAGCTCACGCTCGGCGAGGCGACAGCCCCGTTCCTCCCCCGCTCGAGCATGAAGCCTCTGCAGGCGCTGGCGTGCCTTTCCGCGGGCGCCGACCTCGCCGAGGAGCGCCTGGCGATCGCGATGGCGAGCCACTGCGGCACCGAGCGCCACGTCGAGACGGCCCGTGGCATCCTGCAGTCCGCCGGCCTGACCGAAGACGATCTGGGGTGCCCCGCAGCGTGGCCGAGCGACACCGCCGCGCGCGATGAACTCGTGCGCGATCACGGGTCGCCCTCGCCCCTGCGCATGAACTGCTCGGGCAAGCACGCGGCGATGCTGCTGACGTGCGTCGCGAACGGCTGGTCCACGGCGGACTACCTCGACCCGGAGCACCCGCTGCAGGTACACATCCGCGAGGTGCTCGAGCGCCTCGTCGGCGAGCGCATGACGACGACCGCGATCGACGGCTGCGGCGCCCCCGTGTACGCCATGAGCCTCGTCGGTCTCGCTCGCGCCATCCAGCGCATCGCGACCTCGTCGGAGCGCTCTCCGTTCGCCCTGCACCGCAGCGCCGGGACGCTCGTTCGCGCAGTGAAAGAGCACCCGTGGACGATCGACGGCCCGGGTCGCCCCGACACCGTCGTCATCGAGCGCCTCGGCGTCTTCTCGAAGCTCGGTGCCGAGGGCGTCCAGGTCATGACGGCGCCCGACGGCACGACGGTCGCGCTGAAGATGCTCGACGGCTCCAATCGCGCCGGGCACGCGGTGGCACTGCGTCTGCTCGAGCGCACCGGAGCCCTCGCCCCCGAGGCGGTCGCCGATACCCTCGCCCTGCTGCCCCTGACGATCTCGGGCGGTGGCCGCGAGGTCGGTCTCATCCGCGCGACGGTCTGA
- a CDS encoding APC family permease → MTSARERTSGKGLAAGTLGLWGSTVIGLASTAPVYSLVATLGFVVVAVGAQAPIAFVLAFIPMLFIAFAYRELNNEVPDCGTTFTWGTKAFGPWVGWMGGWGVAVAGMVVLANLSQIAGIYLWSLVGDGSLAENVPLVTATGVAFIAAMTYVSYRGVEIGERIQNILLAVQYVALALFVVVALWKFFDGTAPNPTPFDLAWFNPLGFTDWSGFTEAVLLALFIYWGWDTCLALNEETKDPKRIPGRAALLTTVILLGTYVTVTVAAMMYAGVGEDGAGLANADNADDVFLAMKDGLFGPFAWVLVVAVLISAVSSTQTTILPTARGTLAMAAYKALPARFQTVHPRFHTPSFSTLVMGIVASVYYVGMTVISDNILQDSILSLGLAIAFYYAMTGYACVWYFRRELFTSGKNLVYRGILPLLGALMLTYAFVQSAIDMYDVDYGNSELLGIGGTFVVGIGALAFGVVLMVVWYLVPASKPFFRGESLNRDTEVLVPDEPITYPRSVDGGI, encoded by the coding sequence ATGACTTCCGCTCGCGAACGGACGTCGGGCAAAGGACTGGCCGCCGGGACCCTCGGACTCTGGGGTTCGACCGTCATCGGACTGGCATCCACCGCCCCCGTCTACTCCCTCGTCGCCACCCTCGGCTTCGTCGTCGTCGCGGTGGGTGCCCAAGCGCCGATCGCGTTCGTCCTGGCGTTCATCCCGATGCTCTTCATCGCCTTCGCCTACCGTGAGCTGAACAACGAGGTGCCGGATTGCGGGACGACGTTCACCTGGGGGACGAAGGCGTTCGGACCGTGGGTCGGCTGGATGGGCGGGTGGGGAGTCGCCGTCGCGGGCATGGTCGTCCTCGCCAACCTGTCGCAGATCGCCGGCATCTACCTGTGGTCGCTGGTCGGTGACGGATCGCTCGCCGAGAACGTGCCTCTCGTGACCGCTACCGGCGTCGCGTTCATCGCGGCGATGACCTACGTGAGCTACCGGGGCGTCGAGATCGGCGAGCGCATCCAGAACATCCTGCTCGCCGTCCAGTACGTCGCCCTCGCGCTCTTCGTCGTCGTCGCGCTGTGGAAGTTCTTCGACGGCACGGCCCCGAACCCGACCCCGTTCGACCTCGCGTGGTTCAACCCGCTCGGCTTCACCGACTGGAGCGGCTTCACCGAGGCCGTCCTGCTCGCGCTCTTCATCTACTGGGGATGGGACACGTGCCTCGCGCTGAACGAGGAGACCAAGGATCCGAAGCGCATCCCCGGACGCGCGGCCCTGCTCACCACGGTGATCCTGCTCGGCACGTACGTCACGGTCACCGTCGCGGCGATGATGTACGCCGGCGTGGGAGAGGACGGCGCCGGCCTCGCCAACGCAGATAACGCCGACGACGTCTTCCTGGCGATGAAGGACGGGCTGTTCGGCCCGTTCGCGTGGGTGCTGGTGGTCGCGGTGCTCATCTCCGCGGTGTCATCGACGCAGACCACGATCCTGCCGACGGCACGCGGCACGCTGGCGATGGCGGCATACAAGGCCCTCCCCGCCCGCTTCCAGACGGTGCACCCGCGGTTCCACACGCCGTCGTTCTCGACGCTCGTCATGGGGATCGTCGCGAGCGTGTACTACGTGGGCATGACCGTCATCAGCGACAACATCCTCCAGGACTCCATCCTGTCGCTCGGTCTCGCGATCGCGTTCTACTACGCGATGACGGGGTACGCGTGCGTCTGGTACTTCCGACGCGAGCTCTTCACGTCCGGCAAGAACCTCGTCTACCGTGGCATCCTCCCCCTGCTCGGGGCGCTGATGCTCACGTACGCCTTCGTCCAGTCGGCGATCGACATGTACGACGTCGACTACGGCAATTCCGAGCTGCTCGGCATCGGCGGCACGTTCGTCGTCGGCATCGGCGCGCTGGCCTTCGGCGTCGTGCTGATGGTCGTGTGGTACCTCGTCCCGGCGTCCAAGCCGTTCTTCCGGGGCGAGAGCCTGAACCGGGACACCGAGGTGCTCGTTCCCGACGAGCCCATCACGTACCCGCGTTCGGTCGACGGCGGTATCTGA
- a CDS encoding PP2C family serine/threonine-protein phosphatase translates to MPEVTTQTRTVPLTGATLELAWAAGTDTGKRREVNQDAVLAEYPLFVVADGMGGHLGGEIASASTVDRLRAVVDGGTVSPRHIEKALSRAVKDIVSHPETTDEGTGTTLTGLYLETTTDEPHWVTLNIGDSRVYLLRDDDIVQVTTDHSVVQELIAAGRLSPEEAENHPYGNVITRAVGPSDSVKPDYLRLEVVDGDRFVVCSDGLTKELTDFGIKHFLEANADPAAAVDAMMAAALENGGRDNITIIVLDVNRRSS, encoded by the coding sequence GTGCCCGAGGTGACCACGCAAACGCGTACCGTTCCACTCACGGGGGCGACGCTCGAGCTGGCGTGGGCTGCGGGCACCGACACCGGGAAGCGCCGTGAGGTCAATCAGGACGCGGTCCTCGCGGAGTACCCGTTGTTCGTGGTCGCAGACGGAATGGGCGGACATCTCGGTGGGGAGATCGCGAGCGCGAGCACGGTCGACCGACTGCGCGCCGTCGTCGACGGGGGGACGGTGTCGCCCCGGCACATCGAGAAGGCCCTGTCCCGCGCGGTCAAGGACATCGTCTCGCACCCCGAGACCACCGATGAGGGCACCGGGACGACGCTGACCGGGCTGTATCTCGAGACGACGACGGACGAGCCCCACTGGGTCACCCTGAACATCGGCGATTCGCGGGTGTACCTCCTGCGCGACGACGACATCGTCCAGGTGACGACCGATCACTCGGTGGTGCAGGAGTTGATCGCCGCGGGGCGGCTGAGCCCCGAAGAGGCGGAGAACCACCCTTACGGAAACGTCATCACACGTGCCGTCGGACCGAGCGACAGCGTCAAGCCGGACTACCTCCGCCTCGAAGTCGTCGACGGCGATCGGTTCGTCGTGTGCTCGGACGGGCTTACCAAAGAGCTCACCGACTTCGGTATCAAGCACTTCCTCGAGGCGAACGCCGACCCGGCCGCAGCCGTCGACGCGATGATGGCGGCGGCCCTCGAGAACGGCGGCCGCGACAACATCACGATCATCGTGCTCGACGTCAACCGCCGCTCTTCCTGA